In a single window of the Luteolibacter yonseiensis genome:
- a CDS encoding phytoene/squalene synthase family protein — MSAASEITRKAKSNLAFALKILPRDRREDMVVFYAFCRTMDDLADDPGMPAEQRLKSLDAWENGITRGFDAPDEFQQQVVSLRDRRQIPDHLLVAIIDGCRMDLQPRRFATWEDLSGYIWKVSCAVGLVSIRIFGCVDTGSERYAIALGHALQLTNILRDVGEDYENGRRIYLPMEDLERFHYTEQDLAARVRDTRFLALMDHQAARAEEHYREAAASLPARDRKALLPASIMGEIYYLLLNKMRAGRFHVFGNRYRISKARKLVILSKHLIARSR, encoded by the coding sequence GTGTCCGCCGCGTCGGAAATCACCCGCAAGGCGAAGTCGAATCTGGCATTCGCCCTGAAGATCCTCCCCCGCGACCGCCGTGAGGACATGGTCGTGTTCTACGCGTTCTGCCGGACCATGGATGATCTCGCGGACGACCCCGGGATGCCTGCGGAACAGCGGCTGAAATCCCTGGATGCATGGGAAAACGGCATCACCCGTGGCTTCGACGCACCGGACGAATTCCAGCAACAGGTCGTCTCCCTGCGTGATCGCCGCCAGATACCCGATCACCTGCTGGTCGCCATCATCGACGGATGCCGGATGGACCTGCAACCCCGGCGCTTCGCAACGTGGGAGGACCTGTCAGGCTACATTTGGAAGGTATCGTGTGCCGTTGGCCTGGTTTCCATCAGGATTTTCGGCTGCGTGGACACCGGATCGGAGCGCTACGCCATCGCCCTGGGACACGCCCTGCAACTCACCAACATTCTCAGGGACGTGGGTGAGGACTATGAAAACGGCAGGCGCATCTACCTGCCAATGGAAGACTTGGAACGTTTCCATTACACGGAACAGGACCTTGCCGCACGGGTGCGTGACACCCGTTTCCTCGCGCTCATGGACCACCAGGCAGCCCGTGCGGAAGAGCATTACCGGGAAGCCGCAGCTTCATTGCCCGCGAGGGATCGCAAAGCGCTCTTGCCAGCAAGCATCATGGGTGAGATCTATTACCTGCTGTTGAACAAGATGCGTGCCGGTCGATTCCATGTTTTCGGAAACCGCTATCGGATTTCGAAGGCCCGCAAGCTGGTCATTCTGTCCAAGCATCTGATTGCACGATCCCGCTGA
- the lepB gene encoding signal peptidase I, which translates to MFTPKWKKEAQHLVKGAKKFVDYKRDLLKPERIAEIDSRRADLAAAIKSKDLADVNEASKQLRAICENSLPHEKPLGWFEENVEVMFVAIVIALGLRAYYLQPFRIPTGSMQPTLNGIIGTPLAKNEWPGLPVRLWEKVMRGRSYVSVVNDKDRHVAILPPGRPDIRDTQMLHFFSRSVLISRDAEPLKLPAPASACLSAGLKSAIMQNGGFLEKGIKLCEGFVDTGDLVLVDKFSYHFRKPKRGEVFVFDTIDIDGIQKRSGPQGAGSHYIKRLCGVPGDTLAVQSPNLIVNGKIAQEPGIQRVIRGEGAYSINSGGYGFASPEDPDANGKRLRQFISKSGDNLTLAATARPGMREYAALGDNTGNSLDSRYWGSVKEFNLVGPALFSLWPFTTGHWGFIR; encoded by the coding sequence ATGTTCACGCCGAAGTGGAAAAAGGAAGCGCAGCATCTCGTCAAAGGGGCCAAGAAGTTTGTCGATTACAAACGCGACCTTCTGAAACCCGAGCGCATCGCGGAAATCGACTCACGCCGCGCGGATCTCGCCGCGGCGATCAAGTCGAAGGACCTTGCGGATGTGAACGAGGCTTCCAAACAACTCCGCGCGATTTGTGAAAACTCGCTGCCTCACGAAAAACCGCTCGGCTGGTTCGAGGAAAACGTGGAGGTCATGTTCGTGGCCATCGTCATCGCGCTCGGCCTGCGTGCCTATTATCTGCAACCCTTCCGCATTCCGACCGGATCGATGCAGCCCACCTTGAATGGCATCATCGGCACCCCGCTGGCGAAAAATGAATGGCCCGGCCTGCCGGTAAGACTCTGGGAGAAGGTCATGCGGGGGAGATCGTATGTATCCGTTGTCAATGACAAGGACCGTCATGTCGCGATCCTCCCTCCCGGCAGACCGGACATCAGGGACACGCAGATGCTGCATTTCTTCAGCCGTTCCGTGTTGATCTCCAGGGATGCGGAGCCGCTCAAGCTGCCCGCCCCCGCCTCGGCGTGTTTGTCCGCGGGTTTGAAATCCGCCATCATGCAAAACGGCGGTTTCCTGGAGAAAGGCATCAAGCTTTGCGAAGGCTTCGTCGATACCGGGGATCTTGTCCTGGTGGACAAGTTTTCCTATCACTTCCGCAAGCCCAAGCGTGGCGAGGTTTTCGTTTTCGACACCATCGATATCGACGGCATCCAGAAACGCAGCGGCCCCCAGGGAGCCGGTTCGCATTACATCAAGCGCCTGTGCGGAGTGCCCGGGGACACCCTTGCCGTCCAGTCGCCCAATTTGATCGTTAACGGAAAAATCGCCCAGGAACCCGGCATCCAACGGGTGATCCGTGGCGAGGGAGCCTACAGCATCAATTCCGGAGGATACGGTTTCGCCAGCCCCGAGGATCCCGATGCGAATGGCAAACGGCTCCGCCAGTTCATCTCGAAATCCGGGGACAATCTGACTTTGGCTGCGACCGCCCGCCCGGGCATGAGGGAATACGCGGCCCTCGGCGACAATACAGGAAACTCGCTTGATTCCCGCTACTGGGGTTCCGTGAAGGAGTTCAACCTGGTCGGCCCCGCTCTTTTCTCACTCTGGCCTTTCACCACCGGACACTGGGGCTTCATCCGCTGA
- a CDS encoding ABC transporter ATP-binding protein, translated as MTSLLSVQDLRVHFPVRGGVMMRQTGAVRAVDGVSFSIAPGETLGLVGESGCGKSTLGKAIVRLIKPSTGNIVFEKTDITHSSQGALRPLRRDFQMIFQDPAESLDPRMSVRSIIEEPFAIHGLGTRGQRTTWVNELLDRVGLPASAAERYSFEFSGGQRQRIGIARALALKPKLIVCDEPVSALDVSVQSQILNLLVELQRDFGLSYLFIAHDLSVVKHVSDRVAVMYLGKIVELASSTGIYQNPRHAYTKALLSAIPSHDPSVVRKKILLEGDVPSPIDPPPGSAFGHRISHPRYPETIGQDLSLREISPGHWVAADPCCVSEEDWKILRTLP; from the coding sequence ATGACTTCTCTTCTCTCTGTCCAAGATCTCCGCGTCCACTTCCCCGTCCGTGGCGGTGTCATGATGCGCCAGACCGGCGCTGTCCGTGCGGTGGATGGCGTTTCCTTCTCAATCGCACCGGGCGAGACGCTCGGACTTGTCGGCGAATCGGGCTGCGGAAAGTCCACGCTCGGGAAGGCCATCGTCCGGCTGATCAAACCGAGCACCGGCAACATCGTTTTTGAAAAAACCGACATCACCCATTCAAGCCAGGGAGCCCTGAGGCCGCTGCGCAGGGACTTCCAGATGATTTTCCAGGATCCTGCGGAATCACTCGACCCCCGGATGAGCGTGCGCTCGATCATCGAGGAACCATTCGCCATCCACGGCCTCGGCACCCGCGGCCAACGCACCACCTGGGTGAACGAACTGCTGGACCGCGTCGGCCTGCCCGCTTCCGCGGCGGAGAGGTATTCGTTCGAATTTTCCGGCGGACAGCGACAGCGCATCGGCATCGCCCGCGCGCTGGCCCTGAAGCCGAAGCTCATCGTCTGCGACGAACCGGTCTCCGCCCTCGATGTCTCGGTGCAGTCGCAGATCCTGAACCTGCTGGTCGAGCTCCAGCGGGATTTCGGACTGTCCTACCTTTTCATCGCGCACGATCTCTCGGTGGTGAAACACGTGAGCGATCGCGTGGCGGTGATGTACCTCGGCAAGATCGTCGAACTCGCGTCCTCCACCGGGATCTATCAGAATCCCCGCCACGCCTACACCAAGGCGCTCCTCTCCGCCATTCCCTCGCATGATCCGAGTGTTGTGAGGAAAAAAATCCTGCTGGAGGGTGACGTGCCGTCGCCGATCGATCCGCCGCCGGGCAGTGCGTTCGGCCACCGCATCAGCCACCCCCGCTACCCGGAAACCATCGGGCAGGACCTTTCGCTGCGGGAAATCTCACCCGGCCACTGGGTTGCGGCTGACCCCTGCTGCGTCTCGGAGGAGGACTGGAAGATTCTCAGGACACTCCCCTGA